Proteins encoded together in one Penicillium digitatum chromosome 1, complete sequence window:
- a CDS encoding Lipopolysaccharide-modifying protein — protein sequence MQPARCVRSWVKSLQLGLVSMTEAILSGTWREQQYQLLRGARRNSQCYNFQKTKRTFTIPGLAIAAMLILWYVLSHPRLDLNAFDERACQHPVARLAFDAKLTFNKMLGHQSKSLDEAVAEYQRRYKMPPPPHFDEWYAFAMSRNTVLIDEFDTIYHALLPFWGVAPGTIRSRVREDLGYQNHVMGIAIREGRAIHLGNGQGGFQRDATMKILDKFSQWLPDMNMEFNVHDEPRVVIPHEELHMMITEGYAAHARLNRNPSLLNQFSPGDVHDPIPPVPVSTTRFNDIERQETWLYSRLSCPLDSPARALDSNAPDNSSAYAVGPLGFVFNQTAASDMCNSPSLRHRLGVFDHPNSFKVTNELIPMFSMSRPSSFQDIAVPSPYYYEGMSRFDAETSVEWENKIHQLYWRGKTTGGHSRNGTWHNLQRQRIIGNLTHPQSPHYLMQSKGDSRCTAGRSDGWEVQVANRSRIEGYFNTHFMEIVDCDEDCRDEQVFFDDLAEPDPASEAWKYRYLLDMDGHAYSGRFYAFMRSKSVPFKLTFFREWHEDILVPWVHYVPINKDGNEIPELIRFFEEDPAGQQIARSIGEEGQSWAVKTIRNDDIDVYMFRLFLEYARVQDDQRENLGLKL from the exons ATGCAGCCGGCTCGTTGTGTTCGGTCTTGGGTGAAGTCCCTACAGCTCGGCCTTGTGAGCATGACGGAGGCCATTCTCTCAGGGACATGGAGGGAACAACAATACCAGCTCCTTCGGGGGGCTCGACGGAATTCTCAATGCTATAACTTCCAAAAGACGAAGAGAACTTTTACTATTCCTGGGCTGGCAATAGCGGCTATGTTGATCCTTTGGTATGTTCTCTCGCATCCACGGCTTGATTTGAACGCCTTCGATGAACGTGCTTGCCAACATCCAGTCgctcgacttgcttttgatgCCAAGCTGACGTTCAACAAAATGTTGGGTCACCAGTCGAAGTCATTGGACGAGGCAGTGGCGGAGTATCAACGACGATATAAGATGCCACCACCCCCCCACTTCGACGAATGGTATGCGTTTGCAATGTCACGAAACACAGTCTTGATCGATGAATTCGATACGATATATCATGCTTTGCTGCCCTTCTGGGGAGTTGCACCCGGCACGATTCGTTCTCGCGTGAGAGAGGATCTTGGATACCAAAATCACGTCATGGGCATTGCCATTCGCGAGGGCAGAGCGATTCATCTGGGCAATGGCCAGGGAGGATTCCAGAGAGACGCCACAATGAAGATCCTTGACAAATTCTCTCAATGGTTACCGGATATGAACATGGAATTCAATGTACACGACGAACCACGAGTGGTAATTCCGCATGAGGAGTTGCACATGATGATCACTGAAGGCTATGCAGCTCATGCTCGGCTGAATCGTAACCCATCTTTGTTAAATCAATTCTCGCCCGGCGATGTACATGACCCTATCCCACCAGTGCCGGTGTCCACGACCCGATTCAACGACATCGAGCGCCAAGAGACCTGGCTCTACTCGCGGCTTTCATGTCCACTTGACTCACCCGCTCGGGCGCTGGATAGTAACGCGCCGGATAACTCAAGTGCTTATGCAGTGGGTCCTTTGGGCTTTGTGTTCAACCAGACTGCCGCTAGTGATATGTGCAACAGCCCGTCCCTACGACATCGACTAGGAGTCTTTGACCACCCAAACTCTTTCAAAGTGACGAACGAGTTGATCCCGATGTTTTCTATGTCCCGTCCGTCTTCATTCCAGGATATTGCAGTTCCCTCGCCGTATTATTATGAAGGCATGTCGCGGTTCGATGCAGAAACCTCGGTTGAATGGGAAAACAAGATACACCAGCTATACTGGCGTGGAAAAACTACCGGAGGACATAGTCGGAACGGCACCTGGCATAACCTACAACGTCAGCGTATCATCGGAAACCTGACCCATCCACAATCGCCCCACTATCTCATGCAGTCAAAGGGCGATTCGAGATGCACGGCGGGCCGCAGTGATGGATGGGAGGTCCAAGTGGCAAACCGATCCCGGATCGAGGGATACTTCAATACCCATTTCATGGAGATCGTCGATTGTGACGAGGACTGTCGAGACGAGCAAGTGTTTTTCGACGATCTTGCGGAGCCAGATCCTGCAAGTGAGGCCTGGAAATACCGGTATCTATTAGATATGGATGGTCATGCCTACAGCGGGAGGTTCTACGCCTTCATGCGTAGCAAGAGTGTTCCATTCAAGTTGACCTTCTTTCGGGAGTGGCATGAGGACATTTTGGTCCCATGGGTCCACTACGTTCCCATTAACAAAGACGGCAATGAGATTCCCGAATTGATCCGATTTTTCGAGGAAGATCCTGCTGGTCAGCAGATTGCTCGATCCATCGGTGAAGAGGGCCAATCTTGGGCGGTCAAAACAATCCGAAATGATGATATCGACGTTTACATGTTTCGACTTTTCTTGGA GTACGCCCGGGTGCAAGATGACCAGAGAGAGAATCTGGGATTGAAATTATAG
- a CDS encoding Multicopper oxidase, type 3 has translation MTVRPRIELHPQDHVYRAPVTQYLYWRVTSEFRRPDGVLKRVYLINGLFPGPTVEARSGDTLIITVTNALSGDLIAIHWHGLHVANAMDGAVGISQCPVPSGGEFVYNLTIPSDQSGTFWYHAHSGVSQADGLYGGLVVHKPASRSTVRGLLPQRYDDPYRYTYDRELLLLIGDWYHRPAGDVLEWYMDPGNFGNEPVPDSLLINGAGHFDCTMAVSARPVDCIDQQLNSSFIDLDPYTTCRVRVVNTGALAGLSLVFDNHLLDLLQVDSVDAARSNKTNINSIGILFPGQRMDFVLRPLLPISENQSHMRVQLDQDSFNYANPALTPDQTFPINYRSNAVEGRPLKAHHLNIGEAPSASSILRAIPPTAQQTHVVYTKIQKMARFSNKPFGYFNQTTWKPQQDPPIPLASLPRTKWDANQFAIPTGPEPAWIDLVINNLDEGSHPFHMHGHHFYVLAVHQAEFGWGSYNPFIDKIPPHLKSDADAWRNGTDDAQTLNRGYSSGFYDISRAAFRDTVQIPSRGYAVLRFRADNPGLRMLAMENYALLLEI, from the exons atgactgTGCGACCGCGGATAGAACTTCACCCGCAGGATCATGTGTACCGGGCGCCGGTGACTCAATATTTGTATTGGCGTGTGACCTCAGAATTTCGCAGGCCAGATGGTGTATTGAAGCGGGTCTATCTCATCAACG GCCTGTTCCCTGGACCAACGGTGGAGGCTCGCTCTGGTGACACCTTGATCATTACTGTGACCAATGCTTTGTCAGGTGATCTGATTGCTATTCACTGGCACGGCCTTCATGTGGCCA ACGCCATGGATGGTGCAGTGGGGATTTCACAGTGCCCCGTACCTTCTGGGGGAGAGTTTGTTTACAACTTGACAATTCCTTCCGATCAGAGTGGTACTTTTTGGTACCATGCCCATTCGGGGGTTTCGCAGGCGGATGGCCTCTATGGTGGGCTAGTCGTCCACAAGCCAGCATCCAGATCGACCGTTCGGGGCTTATTACCCCAGAGGTATGATGACCCTTACCGTTACACTTATGACCGGGAACTTTTGCTACTCATTGGAGACTGGTACCATCGCCCTGCAGGTGATGTTCTTGAATGGTATATGGACCCAGGGAATTTTGGGAACGAA CCTGTTCCTGATTCCTTGCTCATTAATGGGGCAGGTCATTTTGACTGTACGATGGCGGTGTCTGCTAGACCAGTGGACTGCATTGATCAGCAGCTGAATAGTTCATTTATCGACCTCGATCCCTACACGACATGTCGAGTTCGCGTAGTCAACACAGG AGCTCTAGCTGGGTTGAGTCTCGTTTTCGACAACCATCTCCTAGATTTGCTTCAGGTTGACAGCGTCGATGCAGCACGCTCCAACAAGACAAATATAAATTCCATCGGTATCCTCTTCCCTGGACAACGCATGGACTTTGTTCTTCGGCCACTTTTACCGATCTCCGAAAATCAGTCACACATGAGGGTTCAGTTAGATCAAGA TTCCTTCAATTACGCTAACCCGGCATTGACCCCAGATCAAACCTTCCCCATCAACTATCGTTCCAATGCCGTTGAGGGACGTCCGCTCAAGGCCCACCATCTCAACATCGGAGAAGCACCATCTGCATCTTCTATTCTCCGTGCCATTCCCCCCACTGCGCAACAAACCCACGTGGTGTATACGAAGATTCAAAAGATGGCCCGGTTTTCCAACAAGCCATTCGGTTACTTCAACCAAACTACCTGGAAGCCCCAGCAAGATCCACCTATTCCATTAGCATCACTACCACGAACCAAATGGGACGCAAACCAATTTGCAATACCTACAGGGCCGGAGCCTGCATGGATAGATCTAGTAATCAACAATCTAGACGAAGGATCCCACCCTTTCCATATG CACGGACACCACTTCTACGTACTCGCAGTGCACCAAGCCGAATTTGGTTGGGGCTCTTACAATCCTTTCATTGACAAAATCCCACCCCACCTAAAATCTGACGCAGATGCGTGGAGAAATGGCACAGATGACGCCCAGACCCTCAATCGTGGTTATAGTTCCGGTTTTTACGACATCTCCCGGGCTGCTTTCCGTGACACAGTCCAGATCCCAAGTCGCGGCTATGCCGTTCTCCGTTTCCGGGCGGATAACCCCGGG TTGCGCATGCTGGCAATGGAGAATTATGCCCTGCTTCTTGAAAT ATAA
- a CDS encoding Auxin Efflux Carrier superfamily: protein MSNRFFISAHESHPPFFQLVLLVFSAVLEVVCVSLPGYIVARQGMFDADAQKLVANLNVTLFTPCLIFTKLGSQLTAEKLTDLAIIPVIFIVQTFVSYLCSFVVAKCCRFKKRQSNFVAAMAVFGNSNSLPISLVISLSQTLKGLHWDRLPNDNDDEVAARGILYLLIFQQLGQLVRWSWGYHILLAPKDRYLEQTERDESGQSIIEQGQARYSDNPEQTDPDEPLVRTRSSDDLHAHHATHPDRQFPSGDQTPVSTRTYSYSKLSTTHSDELDSEDTPSVIGPPPTGPFLPRQSSQGDILQFPDVEITAREAQESEKTRFQRCKASLRKLRDCLSLWREKKTNALHAHLPSTVQKGLASTTLGLRRFLNGLWDFMNPPLWAMLVSIVVASAPVLQRLFFDDGTFVRNSVTRAIESNGQVAVPLILVVLGANLARNTLPEEALADVEHPRDERKLIIASLVARMLLPTIIMAPILALMAKFVPISILDDPIFIIVCFLLTGAPSALQLAQICQINNVYVGAMSKLLFQSYVVWILPSTLVLVMCALEVVEWAAAS, encoded by the exons ATGAGCAACCGCTTCTTCATCAGCGCCCATGAAAGCCATCCCCCATTTTTTCAATTAGTGCTGCTCGTCTTTTCAGCAGTGCTGGAAGTCGTCTGTGTCAGCTTACCTGGGTATATTGTCGCCCGTCAGGGCATGTTTGATGCCGATGCTCAGAAGCTCGTCGCAAACCTCAATGTGACTCTGTTCACCCCCTGCCTCA TTTTTACCAAGCTGGGCTCACAACTAACTGCTGAGAAGCTGACGGATCTGGCTATCATCCCGGTTATTTTTATTGTCCAGACTTTCGTCTCATACTTATGTTCCTTCGTTGTCGCAAAATGTTGTCGCTTCAAGAAGCGGCAGTCAAATTTTGTAGCTGCCATGGCG GTGTTTGGAAATTCCAACTCACTCCCGATCTCTCTCGTCATTTCGCTCTCGCAGACCCTCAAAGGCCTCCACTGGGACCGGCTCCCAAATGATAACGATGACGAAGTCGCCGCACGTGGAATTCTGTACCTGCTTATCTTCCAGCAGCTAGGTCAACTTGTGCGCTGGAGCTGGGGATATCACATTCTTTTAGCGCCTAAGGATCGATATCTCGAGCAGACGGAGCGCGACGAGAGTGGCCAATCGATCATCGAGCAGGGCCAGGCGCGGTACAGCGACAACCCGGAACAGACAGACCCGGACGAACCGCTCGTCCGAACACGCAGTTCGGACGATCTACATGCCCACCACGCAACACACCCCGACCGTCAGTTCCCATCCGGCGACCAAACACCAGTGTCAACGCGAACTTATTCCTACTCGAAGCTGTCTACCACCCACTCAGATGAGCTCGACTCAGAAGATACACCGTCAGTAATTGGACCGCCGCCCACCGGCCCCTTCCTTCCCCGCCAAAGCTCCCAAGGTGATATTCTCCAGTTCCCGGATGTCGAAATTACCGCGCGCGAAGCTCAAGAATCCGAAAAAACGCGCTTCCAGCGATGCAAAGCCTCTCTGCGCAAATTGCGTGACTGCTTAAGCCTGTGGCGAGAGAAGAAAACCAATGCCCTCCACGCGCACCTCCCATCAACGGTTCAAAAAGGCCTCGCATCAACCACTCTTGGACTACGTCGCTTCCTCAATGGCTTATGGGACTTCATGAACCCACCCCTGTGGGCAATGCTAGTGTCCATTGTCGTCGCTTCCGCCCCGGTGCTTCAGCGCCTCTTCTTCGACGACGGCACGTTTGTCCGCAACTCAGTCACCCGTGCAATCGAGTCGAACGGACAGGTTGCCGTTCCGCTTATCCTGGTTGTGCTCGGCGCAAACCTCGCGCGTAATACTCTCCCCGAAGAGGCGCTGGCGGACGTGGAACATCCCCGCGACGAACGTAAGCTCATCATCGCTTCACTGGTTGCGCGTATGCTTCTTCCCACTATCATCATGGCTCCAATCTTGGCGCTCATGGCCAAGTTTGTGCCAATTAGTATTCTTGATGATCCGATATTCATTATTGTCTGCTTCCTGCTTACCGGTGCGCCGTCAGCATTGCAGTTGGCGCAGATCTGTCAGATCAACAATGTCTATGTGGGCGCTATGTCGAAACTCTTGTTCCAGAGTTATGTTGTCTG GATCCTACCCTCGACCCTAGTCCTTGTCATGTGTGCTCTGGAGGTTGTTGAGTGGGCGGCCGCTTCATAA
- a CDS encoding 26S proteasome-associated ubiquitin Carboxy-terminal hydrolase, putative has translation MGDVGGWSTIESDEGLFTSLIETLGVKDTQFEELISLDADTIRSLGPVYGVIFLFKWTREAAGARAEAPLDGTYDQTATDNNLFFAAQTIQNACGTQAILSVILNHDNPPAPQPAIELGEELRSFKEFTTGFPPELRGEALSNSEAIRSAHNSFARSSPFADETARPQDDEKGADVYHFIAYTPVNGTLYELDGLQPYPISHGACGTAEFPEKVIEVLQRRIARYPPGETHFNLMAAVRDPRARAREIGDVETLEREERKRAAWQWENTLRRCNFVGFIGEVIKGVAGVKEKDPEGKAYGEWVEGAKRETMKKLEMRR, from the exons ATGGGTGATGTAGGCGGCTGGAGCACCATCGAGTCAGATGAG GGTCTCTTCACCTCTTTGATCGAGACACTCGGAGTTAAAGACACCCAATTTGAAGAACTCATCTCCCTAGATGCAGATACAATACGGTCATTAGG CCCAGTCTACGGCGTaatcttcctcttcaaaTGGACGCGCGAAGCCGCCGGCGCACGCGCTGAAGCTCCCCTCGACGGAACTTACGACCAAACCGCCACCGACAACAATCTCTTTTTCGCGGCGCAGACAATCCAAAACGCCTGCGGCACACAAGCCATCCTCTCCGTCATCCTCAATCACGACAACCCGCCTGCGCCACAGCCAGCAATTGAGCTCGGCGAAGAACTGCGCTCCTTCAAAGAATTCACAACGGGGTTCCCGCCCGAGCTACGCGGCGAAGCGCTCTCGAACTCGGAAGCGATCCGGAGCGCGCACAACAGCTTTGCGCGGTCCAGCCCTTTCGCCGATGAGACGGCGCGGCCGCAGGACGACGAAAAGGGCGCGGATGTTTACCACTTCATTGCCTACACGCCTGTCAATGGGACGCTGTATGAGCTTGATGGACTGCAACCGTATCCCATTAGCCATGGGGCGTGTGGTACTGCGGAGTTCCCTGAGAAGGTGATTGAGGTTTTGCAGAGGCGCATCGCGCGGTACCCGCCTGGGGAGACGCATTTTAATCTCATGGCCGCCGTGAGGGATCCGAGGGCGAGGGCGAGGGAGATTGGGGATGTGGAGACGCTTGAgagggaggagaggaagagggCTGCGTGGCAGTGGGAGAATACGCTGAGACGGTGCAATTTCGTTGGGTTTATTGGGGAGGTCATCAAGGGGGTTGCTGGGGTTAAGGAGAAGGATCCTGAAGGGAAGGCTTATGGGGAGTGGGTTGAGGGTGCGAAGAGGGAGACGATGAAGAAACTTGAGATGCGTCGGTAG
- a CDS encoding Phosphoesterase, with translation MAFKLPKCITIAVLLEAGLVFGGSLSDIEHVVIFMQENRSWDTYFGTMPGVRGFNDPNVQVNSDGNSVWHQLVEPAQSNKTKTLLPWYLGYQGGDWHDAIQCMVAGSNGYEENQQSLNNGLNNHWVAKNTPWSWGYLKRQDIPVQFAIAEGWTSGDMYQESQITATNPNRVTLVSGSINVPGSPQGKDQGGVYIDNNEVPGCDDRGINCYPLKWKTVYDFYEEAGVSWQLFQDTNNFDDNPLAWFQQFQTAAKDSPLAKKGMSFVGLEFFYQAAANGTLPEVSFIVGPSELSEHPPYMPKDGGWLQKKIVDAVTSSPKYNSTLLMISFDETGGFGDHVTPFHSPKDTPGDWMQDPLGMFSDLFVGPGFRVPFYMISPWTRGNRVFTERADHNSQILFVEEWLTARGYKNITTDQMVSWRRKHMSNLVNALDLNHPDYSLPNLPDAGTVDMNEKGEYTGTSNCQSRHKQTRPDVPYGEQSNATDVNTLWFEEGFKEVVGYLTEGRYLVFEKNEAGITNPARGNRLVSGCTSSEHSNKAQRWVIHYNNDEESQKFTVSSALDGRWIGLDGALLPQSQSSNAAQIHFTFLGGGLGYTMQFVETGGYIDIDKHGNLKAEGSQTKPTSGYRVFSVSFRD, from the exons ATGGCCTTCAAATTGCCGAAGTGTATCACTATTGCGGTACTTCTTGAAGCTGGGCTCGTTTTCGGTGGATCTTTAAGCGACATCGAACATGTCGTCATCTTCATGCAGGAAAACCGCTCGTGGGACACA TACTTTGGCACTATGCCTGGAGTTCGGGGCTTCAATGATCCCAATGTTCAGGTCAACTCCGACGGAAACTCGGTTTGGCATCA ACTAGTCGAGCCGGCCCAGTCAAACAAAACCAAGACTTTGTTACCCTGGTATCTTGGATATCAAGGTGGCGACTGGCATGACGCTATTCAGTGCATGGTCGCGGGTAGCAACGGGTACGAGGAGAATCAACAGTCTCTAAACAACGGATTGAACAACCACTGGGTGGCTAAAAACACACCCTGGAGTTGGGGCTACCTGAAGCGGCAAGATATTCCAGTTCAATTTGCTATTGCTGAAGGTTGGACGTCGGGAGACATGTATCAG GAAAGTCAAATCACTGCCACAAATCCGAATCGAGTGACTTTGGTCAGCGGTTCCATCAATGTTCCTGGTAGTCCTCAGGGCAAAGACCAGGGAGGTGTCTACATTGACAACAATGAGGTACCAG GATGTGATGACCGCGGTATCAACTGCTATCCACTCAAGTGGAAGACCGTCTATGACTTTTACGAAGAGGCAGGGGTCTCGTGGCAACTCTTCCAAGACACAAACAACTTCGACGATAACCCTCTAGCTTGGTTCCAGCAATTTCAAACTGCCGCGAAAGATAGTCCTTTGGCCAAAAAGGGTATGTCCTTTGTCGGTCTTGAGTTCTTCTATCAGGCTGCCGCCAACGGCACATTGCCCGAGGTCAGCTTTATTGTTGGCCCGTCTGAGCTGTCTGAGCATCCGCCATACATGCCAAAGGATGGAGGCTGGCTTCAGAAGAAGATCGTCGACGCCGTCACCAGTAGCCCAAAGTACAACTCAACGCTTCTGATGATCAGCTTCGATGAGACCGGTGGCTTCGGCGACCATGTCACCCCCTTCCACTCGCCTAAGGACACCCCGGGAGACTGGATGCAGGATCCCCTAGGTATGTTCTCGGATCTCTTTGTGGGGCCTGGTTTCCGAGTACCATTCTACATGATCTCTCCCTGGACCAGAGGAAACCGTGTGTTCACTGAGCGTGCAGATCACAACTCTCAAATTCTCTTTGTTGAGGAATGGCTGACAGCGCGGGGGTACAAAAATATTACAACCGATCAGATGGTTTCCTGGCGACGCAAGCACATGTCTAATCTAGTCAACGCGCTTGATTTGAATCACCCAGACTACTCTCTCCCAAATCTTCCCGATGCTGGAACTGTGGACATGAACGAAAAAGGCGAGTATACTGGCACATCTAACTGCCAGTCTCGTCACAAACAAACACGTCCTGATGTTCCATATGGAGAACAGAGCAACGCAACAGATGTCAATACTCTATGGTTCGAAGAGGGGTTTAAAGAGGTAGTCGGCTACCTCACCGAGGGCCGATACCTAGTCTTTGAAAAGAATGAAGCAGGCATCACAAATCCAGCCAGAGGCAACCGCCTCGTGTCTGGCTGTACAAGCTCTGAGCACAGCAACAAAGCCCAGCGGTGGGTGATCCACTACAACAATGACGAGGAAAGTCAGAAATTTACCGTTTCCAGCGCACTGGATGGTCGATGGATTGGTCTCGATGGTGCGTTGCTTCCCCAAAGCCAGAGTTCAAATGCAGCTCAAATACATTTCACCTTCTTGGGTGGAGGCCTTGGCTACACCATGCAGTTTGTGGAGACAGGGGGGTACATTGATATTGACAAGCACGGAAACTTGAAGGCTGAAGGTAGCCAGACTAAACCTACTAGTGGCTACAGGGTGTTCAGTGTCTCCTTCCGTGATTAG
- a CDS encoding Choline kinase, putative, with protein sequence MPSLEDHSGFKHREDQEQSTRPEEDPQQGLFHQVYEWLHHEKTRRQNRKARKAEATPHATHENESAEEVGVLKRLSSDTSNTSESTFSLEKLEKILLQHATVRPRSAMGLHHKQPVKRQSRHRLRGLRRGSASDSELTDVDGAPPSVEAFLDNTKTLAYTGGAAVEEIADSSASVKQAKDAEAWIIFKSEIVRLVHTLQLKGWRRVPADLAAEIEVVRLSGALTNAVYVVEPPKNLPPPKTDGNNLVSRKPPPKLLLRIYGPQVGHLIDRENELQILRRLGKKNIGPRILGTFRNGRFEEYFEARPLTPRELRMPETARQVAKRMRELHDGVELLEEEREGGPMIFKNWDKWVERCEQVTTWLDNELQSPQNDAKAALEPWRRRGYVCGVTWDVFRKAVDNYRRWLIASSGGTAEIKRQLVFAHNDTQYGNLLRMEPATESPLLLPANEHKQLVVIDFEYSSANTRGLEFANHFTEWCYNYHDEERSWACNNRNYPTSEQQYNFVATYLTHQPASAGGPISPLASPTIRARAPVAVAPLDLDDVSDRPSSRLSQTEQFKEAELDAEVRLLMHQTRMWRAMNSAQWVAWGIVQAKVPGMEEGIAEMLAARNGPSKDDNAGDTKSPPVDADIDEEDDGDFDYLAYAQDRVMFFWGDLLSLNLIKPEDLPAPLLEHIKSRLVAY encoded by the exons ATGCCTTCTCTAGAAGATCACTCGGGGTTCAAGCATCGCGAGGACCAAGAGCAATCTACCAGGCCCGAGGAAGATCCCCAGCAGGGTCTATTCCACCAAGTATACGAATGGCTTCACCATGAGAAAACCAGACGACAGAATCGTAAAGCACGGAAAGCTGAAGCAACCCCCCATGCAACACACGAAAACGAGTCAGCCGAAGAAGTTGGTGTTTTAAAAAGACTCAGCTCGGACACCTCGAACACCTCCGAGAGCACCTTTTCCCTGGAGAAACTGGAAAAAATCCTCCTCCAACATGCGACTGTCCGACCTAGAAGTGCAATGGGGTTGCACCACAAACAACCTGTCAAACGGCAGTCTCGACACCGTCTTAGAGGTCTACGAAGAGGATCGGCATCCGATTCTGAACTCACAGATGTCGACGGCGCCCCGCCAAGCGTGGAAGCTTTCCTTGATAATACAAAGACGCTTGCCTACACCGGTGGCGCGGCAGTAGAAGAAATCGCCGACTCCAGTGCGAGTGTGAAACAAGCAAAGGATGCAGAGGCTTGGATCATTTTCAAGTCCGAGATCGTGCGTCTTGTGCACACTCTGCAACTGAAGGGCTGGCGTAGGGTTCCCGCGGATTTGGCAGCAGAGATTGAAGTGGTCAGACTCAGCGGTGCTCTCACGAACGCCGTATATGTCGTTGAACCACCGAAGAATCTGCCACCTCCGAAGACCGATGGTAACAATTTGGTGTCAAGGAAGCCTCCACC GAAGCTTCTCTTGCGTATCTACGGTCCGCAAGTCGGTCATCTAATCGACCGAGAGAATGAGCTGCAAATTCTGCGTCGCCTCGGAAAGAAGAATATCGGTCCACGCATTCTCGGAACTTTCCGCAATGGCCGATTCGAAGAGTACTTTGAGGCTCGCCCACTCACCCCCAGAGAGCTGCGAATGCCCGAAACGGCGAGGCAGGTGGCCAAGCGGATGCGAGAATTGCATGATGGCGTTGAActtcttgaagaagaacgcGAAGGTGGACCTATGATCTTCAAGAACTGGGATAAATGGGTGGAACGTTGCGAGCAAGTGACGACCTGGCTGGATAATGAACTCCAATCCCCTCAAAACGATGCCAAAGCTGCATTGGAACCATGGCGTCGCCGCGGCTATGTCTGCGGTGTAACATGGGACGTGTTCCGCAAAGCCGTGGATAACTACCGACGTTGGCTGATTGCCAGCTCTGGTGGAACTGCCGAGATCAAGCGACAATTAGTCTTTGCACACAATGAT ACTCAATATGGCAATCTACTTCGCATGGAGCCGGCCACCGAGTCACCACTGCTTTTACCTGCAAATGAACACAAACAGCTGGTTGTCATCGACTTTGAGTATTCTTCGGCCAATACACGTGGACTCGAGTTCGCCAACCACTTT ACTGAGTGGTGCTACAACTACCACGACGAAGAGCGCTCATGGGCTTGCAACAACCGCAACTACCCGACATCGGAGCAGCAGTACAACTTCGTGGCAACCTATCTTACCCACCAACCTGCCAGCGCCGGTGGACCAATTTCACCTCTAGCCTCGCCGACCATTCGCGCTCGTGCTCCTGTTGCAGTGGCGCCACTGGACTTGGACGATGTGTCAGACAGACCCAGCTCTCGGCTTTCGCAAACTGAGCAGTTCAAGGAGGCTGAGCTTGATGCAGAGGTGCGATTGCTCATGCACCAGACCCGGATGTGGCGGGCTATGAACTCTGCGCAGTGGGTAGCTTGGGGTATCGTCCAGGCCAAGGTGCCTGGCATGGAAGAAGGTATTGCCGAGATGCTTGCTGCTCGCAACGGGCCAAGCAAAGACGACAATGCCGGCGACACGAAGTCACCGCCTGTGGATGCGGATattgatgaagaagacgacGGGGACTTTGACTACCTGGCTTACGCACAGGACCGAGTCATGTTCTTCTGGGGTGATTTGCTGTCACTGAATTTGATCAAACCAGAGGACTTGCCTGCGCCTCTCTTGGAACATATCAAGTCGCGGCTTGTCGCCTATTGA